One Nicotiana sylvestris chromosome 12, ASM39365v2, whole genome shotgun sequence genomic window carries:
- the LOC138883980 gene encoding uncharacterized protein translates to MGDSDLIIRQAQGEWETRDVKLIPYKKYVEDHSKRFKSIESRYIPHCHNELVDALATLASMLPYPGNAHIDPLEIQIRERHGYCNMVEVEPNIHPWYHDIKRFLKTKEYLEQASGDQKGTIRRHTSGFFLSGDVLYKKTQGLNLLRCVDAEEARRIMYEVHAGPHMMELHPMSAPWPFVAWGMDVIGPIEPKDSNGHRFILVAIDYFTKWVEAITLKSVTKKALVDFVHSNLIYRFGISATIITDNAANLNSHLMREICEQFKITHQNSTPYRPKVNGAVEAANKNIKKILRKMIQSSKQWHEKFPFALLGYRTTMRTSVGATPYLLVYGTEAVIPLGVEISSLRIIVKAEIEDSE, encoded by the exons atgggagattcagatctgattatccgacaagctcaaggagaatgggagacccgaGATGTCAAACTTATTCCCTACAAGAAATATGTGGAAGATCATAgcaagcgattcaagtcaatagagtccAGGTACATCCCTCattgtcacaatgaactagttgatgcacttgctactttagcctcgatgctgccatacccaggcaatgcccacattgatcccttggaaatccaaatccgggaAAGGCACGGTTACTGTAATATGGTTGAGGTAGAACCAAATATTcatccatggtatcatgacatcaaaagattTCTGAAAACTAAGGAATACctcgagcaagccagtggagaccaaaagggAACCATTAGACGACACAcaagtggtttcttcttgagcggtgaTGTTTTGTACAAAAAGACTCAGggtctcaacttgttaagatgtgttgatgctGAAGAGGCcagaagaatcatgtatgaagtgcacgCAGGACCCCACATgatgg aattgcatcccatgtcagcaccttggccatttgttgcttggggcatggatgtcatcggGCCGATTGAGCCGAAAGattcaaatggacatagattcatattagtcgctatcgactacttcacaaagtgggtcgaagcaattactctcaaatctgtcaccaagaaagctctAGTAGACTTCGTACATTCTAACCTAATCTACCGTTTTGGTATTTctgcaactatcattacggataatgctgcaaatttaaatagtcatttgatgagggagatatgtgaacaattcaagataacgcatcagaactctactccttatcgtccCAAAGTCAATGGTGccgtcgaagcagcaaacaagaacatcaaaaagattttgagaaagatgattcaaagctctaagcagtggcatgaaaagtttccatttgcattgttgggatatcgtacTACTATGCGCACATCAGTCGGAGCAACCccatatcttttggtttatggcactgaagccgtaatacccttAGGAGTTGAAATCTCTTCCCTCCGTATCATTGttaaagctgaaattgaagacagtgagtga